A section of the Acomys russatus chromosome 10, mAcoRus1.1, whole genome shotgun sequence genome encodes:
- the LOC127194202 gene encoding olfactory receptor-like protein OLF3 — protein MGEDSANQTWVGEFILLGLSSDWDTQVFLFVLILVMYFITVVGNSLILLLIRLDSRLHTPMYFFLSVLSIVDLCYGNSIAPQMLAHLVSTEKHIPFRSCVLQLYVSLALGGSEFFLLGAMSYDRYVAVCYPLHYTFIMDGGLCLGLAASCLMAGFLNSLMETVITFRLPLCHNVINHFACETLAVLRLACVDISFNKAMVALSGFLVIMLPCCLVLFSYTRIVIAIMHIRSTQGRHKAFGTCASHLTVVCMCFGATIFTYLGPRSASSEDKEKMVALFYAVVAPMLNPVIYSLRNKEVTAALRKLVGKLR, from the coding sequence ATGGGTGAGGACTCTGCCAACCAGACGTGGGTGGGTGAGTTCATCCTCTTAGGGCTCTCCAGTGACTGGGACACTCAGGTCTTCCTCTTTGTCCTCATCCTCGTCATGTACTTCATAACCGTTGTGGGGAATTCCCTGATTCTTCTCCTCATCAGACTGGACAGCAGGCTTCATactcccatgtacttcttcctcagtgTTCTCTCCATAGTGGACCTTTGCTATGGGAATAGCATTGCCCCACAGATGTTGGCTCACTTGGTTTCAACTGAAAAGCACATCCCTTTCCGCAGCTGTGTGCTCCAGCTCTACGTCTCCTTGGCATTGGGGGGTTCTGAGTTCTTCCTTCTAGGAGCTATGTCCTATGATCGCTATGTAGCAGTATGCTACCCATTGCACTACACCTTCATCATGGATGGAGGACTGTGCCTGGGGCTGGCTGCCAGTTGCTTGATGGCTGGTTTCTTGAATTCACTGATGGAGACAGTGATCACCTTCCGCCTTCCTCTGTGTCACAACGTCATTAATCACTTCGCCTGTGAGACTCTTGCGGTGCTTCGGCTAGCCTGTGTAGACATATCTTTCAACAAGGCCATGGTGGCCCTTTCAGGGTTCCTGGTGATCATGCTCCCCTGTTGCCTGGTACTGTTCTCTTATACTCGCATAGTCATTGCCATTATGCACATTCGCTCTACTCAGGGGCGTCACAAAGCCTTTGGCACTTGTGCCTCTCACCTCACTGTGGTTTGCATGTGCTTTGGGGCCACAATCTTCACCTACCTAGGGCCACGTTCTGCCTCCTCTGAGGACAAGGAGAAGATGGTTGCTCTGTTTTACGCTGTGGTGGCACCCATGTTGAACCCCGTGATCTATAGCTTGAGGAATAAAGAAGTCACGGCTGCTCTTAGGAAACTTGTTGGAAAATTAAGGTAA